In Pseudomonas sp. R76, one genomic interval encodes:
- a CDS encoding PqiC family protein encodes MTAPRLPLFLMLAGLLGLAGCSTHQPVSLYQLDSGSPAQPAQTAGMAVLLGPVVVADYLQRETLLQRQNDGSLQGSTDGRWAGSLSSDINQLMLRQVAGHLDSQRVVLAPAPAGFTPDVQVLLTITRLDSGASQPAILDAQWRLIDRRGQVRDNRIVHLQEEHTGTTASQVQAQGVLLQHLAQQLSVALKPLANQPSVAEAPRKQAPAQAKPAAPEKPKMPMATPIRTDMEVFRF; translated from the coding sequence ATGACTGCTCCACGCCTTCCTCTATTTTTGATGCTCGCTGGCCTTTTGGGGCTGGCGGGTTGCAGCACGCACCAGCCGGTGTCGCTGTACCAGCTGGACAGCGGAAGTCCGGCTCAGCCAGCCCAAACCGCTGGCATGGCTGTGTTGTTGGGTCCGGTAGTGGTTGCTGACTACCTGCAACGCGAAACCCTGCTGCAACGTCAGAACGACGGCAGCTTGCAAGGTTCCACCGATGGCCGTTGGGCAGGCAGTTTGTCGTCCGATATCAACCAGCTGATGTTGCGTCAGGTGGCGGGTCATTTGGACAGCCAGCGCGTGGTGCTGGCGCCTGCGCCAGCCGGGTTCACGCCGGATGTGCAGGTGTTGCTGACCATTACCCGACTCGACTCGGGTGCTTCGCAGCCGGCGATCCTGGATGCACAGTGGCGCTTGATCGACCGCCGTGGCCAGGTGCGCGATAACCGCATCGTGCACCTGCAGGAAGAACACACCGGCACTACCGCGTCCCAGGTCCAGGCCCAAGGTGTGTTGTTGCAGCATCTGGCGCAGCAGTTATCGGTGGCGCTCAAGCCATTGGCTAACCAGCCGTCGGTTGCCGAAGCACCGCGTAAGCAGGCGCCGGCGCAGGCCAAGCCGGCAGCCCCGGAAAAGCCGAAGATGCCGATGGCTACGCCGATTCGTACGGATATGGAAGTGTTCAGGTTCTGA
- a CDS encoding AhpA/YtjB family protein → MNRPTPVKTDNFFLLIFRALRHRRVPIALRIASHNVILVALALVIYACVMGLQFKQAMHEQADALGESLTTQTATSATELLVSNDILSLNVLLNNLTKNPLVAHAAIYSVDNRIMAEAGQRPKNGLLGEAEGLYQSNITFQDVKAGQLRISLDMQQFQQPMTISLQSMGILSAILLALALALSLRLGRHISTPLMQLRIWLRDIDEHTPATDRQDEIGDLARQLHASFAPEPVVPEVEPEPEYDDTDYDADEPEFEVRDLRDPGFDESAPVAGLKPATRQIIKAEEDELDDEDPFSDLRDTSAAAPAVAPKPAPVKNTEPQHSAVLAVQLGAQDQLRRLPRARLTELLERYRDCLDQAASLYQSELHTLNDGSTLMLFHSEDSGEDYLTNAICCGELLRALGHALQIEVADSGITLQLQLGLTVGDDLFGMSQIDLLLTEIAQDALALSQHSRNLLLVERKISEDTLIRQRARIRPIASPEGASCVERLMEPYPSMLERQLARMHETRTKL, encoded by the coding sequence GTGAACCGGCCTACGCCAGTAAAAACCGATAACTTCTTCCTGCTGATCTTCCGGGCACTGCGCCACCGCCGTGTACCGATCGCATTACGCATCGCCAGCCATAACGTGATCCTGGTCGCTCTGGCCTTGGTGATCTACGCCTGTGTGATGGGTTTGCAGTTCAAGCAGGCCATGCACGAGCAAGCCGACGCCCTGGGCGAGAGCTTGACCACTCAGACCGCCACCTCGGCGACTGAGCTGCTGGTGTCCAACGACATCCTCAGCCTCAACGTGCTGCTCAATAACCTGACCAAGAACCCGCTGGTGGCTCACGCCGCTATCTATAGCGTGGACAACCGGATCATGGCCGAAGCCGGGCAGCGCCCGAAAAACGGCCTGTTGGGTGAGGCCGAAGGCCTGTACCAGAGCAACATCACGTTTCAGGATGTGAAGGCCGGCCAACTGCGCATCAGCCTCGACATGCAGCAATTCCAGCAGCCGATGACCATCAGCCTGCAGAGCATGGGCATTCTCAGCGCGATCCTGCTGGCCTTGGCCCTGGCCCTGAGTTTGCGCCTGGGTCGGCATATCTCCACGCCGTTGATGCAACTGCGCATCTGGCTGCGCGATATCGACGAGCACACCCCGGCCACTGACCGCCAGGATGAGATCGGCGACCTCGCCCGCCAACTCCACGCCAGTTTCGCCCCGGAACCTGTAGTGCCCGAGGTTGAACCCGAGCCTGAGTACGACGACACCGACTACGACGCAGACGAACCCGAGTTTGAAGTGCGCGACTTGCGTGACCCGGGCTTTGACGAAAGCGCGCCGGTGGCGGGCCTCAAGCCTGCAACGCGCCAGATCATCAAGGCCGAGGAAGATGAACTGGATGATGAAGATCCGTTCTCCGACTTGCGCGACACCTCGGCTGCCGCCCCGGCCGTTGCGCCAAAGCCTGCACCGGTGAAGAACACCGAACCTCAGCACAGCGCCGTATTGGCCGTGCAACTGGGTGCCCAGGACCAATTGCGCCGCCTGCCGCGTGCGCGCTTGACCGAACTGCTGGAACGCTACCGTGACTGCCTGGACCAGGCTGCTTCGCTGTATCAGAGCGAGCTGCACACCCTGAACGATGGCAGCACGCTGATGCTGTTCCATAGCGAAGACAGCGGGGAAGACTATCTGACCAACGCGATCTGCTGCGGCGAGTTGTTGCGCGCCCTGGGCCATGCCCTGCAGATCGAAGTGGCCGACAGTGGCATCACCTTGCAGCTGCAGCTTGGCCTGACCGTGGGCGATGATCTGTTCGGCATGAGCCAGATCGACCTGCTGCTGACCGAGATCGCCCAGGATGCGCTGGCCTTGTCGCAACACAGCCGCAACCTGTTGCTGGTGGAGCGCAAGATCAGTGAAGACACCTTGATCCGCCAACGCGCGCGTATCCGCCCGATTGCCAGCCCTGAAGGCGCGAGCTGTGTGGAGCGGTTGATGGAGCCGTATCCATCGATGCTGGAACGCCAGTTGGCGCGGATGCATGAGACCCGTACAAAACTCTAA
- the serB gene encoding phosphoserine phosphatase SerB codes for MREIVLINITGVDRPGLTAAITGVLAQGGVNILDIGQAVIHDTLSFGILVEIPSTEQASSVLKDILFTAYKLDQQVRFTPVSEADYQHWVEGQGKKRHIVTLLTRKVTAEQLQRVSSITAQYGLNIDHIDRLSGRMPLDTPADKGKGCIEFSVRGEPADPQALRAEFLSVAQELNVDIAFQEDSLFRRNRRLAVFDMDSTLIEAEVIDELAKAAGVGEQVSEITERAMAGELDFRASFKERLALLKGLDVSVLDLIGASLRLTEGAETLFAELKRLGYKTAILSGGFTYFAKQLQAKLGIDYVFANELEVVDGKVTGVAVEPIVDAQRKADLLKELAHKEGLRLEQTIAVGDGANDLPMLAIAGLGVAFRAKPLVKQSAKQAISTLGLDGVLYLLGFRDRDGQL; via the coding sequence TTGCGCGAAATTGTCCTGATAAACATCACTGGTGTTGACCGCCCGGGTCTCACCGCAGCCATTACCGGTGTTCTGGCCCAGGGTGGTGTGAATATTCTCGACATCGGCCAGGCCGTGATCCACGACACCCTGTCGTTCGGCATCCTGGTGGAAATCCCGAGCACCGAGCAGGCTTCGTCGGTGCTCAAGGACATCCTGTTTACGGCGTATAAGCTCGATCAACAAGTGCGTTTCACGCCGGTGTCCGAAGCCGATTACCAGCATTGGGTGGAAGGCCAGGGAAAAAAACGCCACATCGTCACGCTGCTGACCCGCAAAGTTACCGCCGAACAATTGCAGCGCGTGAGTTCGATCACTGCGCAATACGGTTTGAATATCGACCACATCGACCGTTTGTCGGGTCGCATGCCATTGGACACGCCAGCCGACAAGGGCAAGGGCTGCATTGAGTTCTCGGTGCGCGGCGAGCCGGCTGATCCGCAAGCCCTGCGCGCTGAATTCCTCAGCGTGGCCCAGGAGCTGAATGTCGACATCGCCTTCCAGGAAGATTCGCTGTTCCGTCGCAACCGCCGTCTGGCGGTGTTCGACATGGACTCCACGCTGATCGAAGCCGAAGTCATCGACGAGTTGGCCAAGGCTGCCGGTGTGGGCGAGCAGGTGTCCGAAATCACCGAGCGCGCCATGGCCGGTGAGCTGGATTTTCGTGCGAGCTTCAAGGAGCGCCTGGCGTTGCTCAAAGGCCTGGATGTGAGCGTGCTGGACTTGATCGGTGCGTCGCTGCGCCTGACCGAAGGCGCCGAAACCTTGTTCGCCGAACTCAAGCGCCTGGGCTACAAAACCGCAATCCTGTCAGGTGGCTTCACCTACTTCGCCAAGCAATTGCAGGCCAAGCTGGGCATCGACTATGTGTTCGCCAACGAGCTGGAAGTGGTGGATGGCAAGGTGACCGGCGTGGCGGTGGAGCCGATTGTCGACGCACAGCGCAAGGCCGATCTGCTGAAGGAATTGGCCCACAAGGAAGGCTTGCGTCTGGAGCAGACCATTGCGGTCGGCGACGGCGCCAATGACTTGCCGATGCTGGCGATTGCCGGGTTGGGTGTGGCGTTCCGCGCCAAGCCGTTGGTCAAGCAGTCGGCCAAGCAGGCGATTTCGACCTTGGGGTTGGACGGTGTGTTGTATCTGCTGGGCTTTCGCGACCGCGACGGTCAGCTGTAA
- the asd gene encoding archaetidylserine decarboxylase (Phosphatidylserine decarboxylase is synthesized as a single chain precursor. Generation of the pyruvoyl active site from a Ser is coupled to cleavage of a Gly-Ser bond between the larger (beta) and smaller (alpha chains). It is an integral membrane protein.), whose protein sequence is MKKQLFILSQYLLPHHLLSRLAGCIAECRVRWFKNAFTAWFAKRYQVDMSLALVEDLTAYEHFNAFFTRALKDGARPLDQTPGAVLSPADGAVSQLGPIEHGRVFQAKGHSFSVLELLGGDAAVAAPFMGGDFATIYLSPKDYHRVHMPLAGTLREMVYVPGRIFSVNQTTAENVPELFARNERVVCLFDTERGPMAVVLVGAMIVASIETVWAGLVTPPKRELKTFRYDEAARAPIHLEKGAELGRFKLGSTAIVLFGPDQVKWAEELVAGTPVQMGQGIAAPKA, encoded by the coding sequence ATGAAAAAGCAGTTGTTTATCCTCAGCCAGTATTTGCTGCCGCACCACTTGCTCTCGCGCTTGGCCGGCTGCATTGCCGAGTGCCGCGTGCGCTGGTTCAAGAACGCCTTCACGGCGTGGTTCGCCAAGCGCTACCAAGTGGACATGTCCCTGGCGCTGGTTGAAGACCTGACCGCCTACGAGCACTTCAACGCCTTCTTCACCCGCGCGCTGAAAGACGGCGCCCGCCCGCTGGATCAAACCCCAGGCGCGGTATTGAGCCCAGCCGACGGTGCCGTCAGCCAGTTGGGCCCGATTGAACATGGCCGGGTGTTCCAGGCCAAGGGCCACAGCTTCAGCGTGCTGGAACTGCTGGGCGGCGATGCGGCAGTGGCTGCACCGTTTATGGGCGGCGACTTCGCCACGATCTACCTGTCGCCGAAGGACTACCACCGCGTGCACATGCCGCTGGCCGGTACGCTGCGCGAGATGGTGTATGTGCCGGGGCGGATTTTCTCGGTCAACCAGACCACCGCCGAAAACGTGCCGGAGCTGTTTGCACGTAACGAGCGTGTTGTCTGCCTGTTCGACACCGAACGCGGCCCGATGGCGGTGGTTTTGGTGGGTGCGATGATCGTCGCGTCGATTGAAACCGTGTGGGCCGGGCTGGTAACGCCGCCGAAACGCGAGCTGAAAACCTTCCGCTACGACGAAGCCGCACGCGCGCCGATTCACTTGGAGAAAGGTGCCGAGCTGGGCCGCTTCAAGCTGGGTTCGACGGCGATCGTGCTGTTCGGGCCGGACCAGGTGAAGTGGGCTGAAGAACTGGTGGCGGGTACGCCGGTGCAGATGGGCCAGGGTATCGCCGCGCCTAAAGCCTGA
- the rhdA gene encoding thiosulfate sulfurtransferase: MPDFSGLPLVIESSDLLGQLDAEHLILVDLTSAARYAEGHIPGAHFVDPKRTQLGQPPAPGLLPNKADLEKLFGELGHTPDATYVVYDDEGGGWAGRFIWMLDVIGHQKYHYLDGGLLAWLDGNHPLSTEVPAPVGGPVSLTLHDGPTATREYLQSRLGAADLGIWDARGPLEYSGEKVLAAKGGHIPGAVNFEWTAGMDKARNLRIRRDMPQILEDLGLTKDKEIITHCQTHHRSGFTYLVAKALGYPRVKGYAGSWGEWGNHPDTPVEI, encoded by the coding sequence ATGCCTGACTTCTCTGGCTTGCCGCTGGTGATCGAGTCCAGCGACCTGCTCGGTCAACTGGATGCCGAACACCTGATTCTGGTGGACCTCACCAGTGCCGCCCGCTACGCCGAAGGGCATATCCCCGGCGCGCATTTCGTTGACCCCAAGCGCACCCAACTGGGCCAGCCACCCGCGCCCGGTTTGCTGCCGAACAAGGCCGACCTGGAAAAACTCTTCGGCGAACTGGGCCACACCCCGGACGCGACCTACGTGGTCTACGACGACGAAGGCGGCGGCTGGGCCGGGCGCTTCATCTGGATGCTCGACGTGATCGGCCACCAGAAATACCACTACCTGGACGGCGGCCTGCTGGCATGGCTGGACGGTAACCACCCACTGTCCACCGAGGTGCCCGCCCCCGTCGGCGGCCCGGTCAGCCTGACCTTGCACGACGGCCCCACCGCCACCCGCGAATACCTGCAGAGCCGTCTTGGTGCTGCCGACCTGGGCATCTGGGACGCACGCGGCCCGCTGGAGTATTCCGGCGAAAAAGTCCTGGCGGCCAAGGGCGGCCACATCCCCGGCGCCGTGAATTTTGAATGGACCGCCGGCATGGACAAGGCGCGCAACCTGCGCATCCGCCGCGACATGCCGCAGATCCTCGAAGACCTCGGGCTGACCAAAGACAAAGAAATCATCACCCACTGCCAGACTCACCACCGCTCTGGCTTCACCTACCTGGTGGCCAAGGCGCTCGGTTATCCGCGAGTCAAAGGTTATGCCGGTTCCTGGGGCGAATGGGGCAACCACCCCGACACCCCCGTTGAGATTTAA
- a CDS encoding HDOD domain-containing protein, producing the protein MANETTVPTTKPTTLAAWIKRLDEVLLPVPQASHERVCKAIRDSRSSLRDIAELMQNSPALVLSVMREANSHTHGSMAEPAENLEVALNRLGLKRAEELLARLPSVPEKDIPVALRQLLLVSQHASQQANGLFASRLARLWQDIHWGSLLFLSPLWPMAVAYPKLLEEWELRVIHKGQPARKVEQELFGVRLLDLCLGLTEAWHLPIWVSQGYNLLLTEQRLLVKALHIAREDDALRHQQLLDAEPNLRRWLNQPANTVLLANGLAMSAQESWTCPHTERWQYLTALYLQAPLGDVQQQVHQQAVTSARSTLMPDLWHPALSLIWPWHVQKIHRGLLPAPPPTAEALAVWRKRCTELLVEPSRFANAMHLTTCAKEALVASGMQRVLLFMADRALSTLRVHQADGLPKDAANLSLDVVNSTLLQRLLEKSAQVRLTPDNHAQFSALLPPILRRLFTGEHLLLRSLSCNGKVVMLMVADQGGGPFSETTVQAFGKTAQCIEKALHSFTNRSA; encoded by the coding sequence ATGGCTAATGAAACGACAGTTCCAACGACAAAACCCACCACACTCGCCGCTTGGATCAAGCGCCTGGACGAGGTGCTGCTGCCCGTTCCCCAGGCCAGCCACGAGCGTGTGTGCAAAGCCATTCGCGATAGCCGCAGTTCATTGCGAGATATTGCCGAGCTGATGCAAAACAGCCCGGCGCTGGTGCTCAGCGTGATGCGTGAGGCCAACAGCCACACCCACGGCAGCATGGCCGAACCGGCGGAAAACCTTGAAGTGGCGCTGAACCGCCTGGGCCTCAAACGCGCCGAAGAGTTGCTGGCGCGCCTGCCCTCGGTGCCGGAAAAAGACATCCCGGTAGCCCTGCGCCAATTGCTGCTGGTGAGCCAACACGCATCCCAGCAAGCCAACGGTTTGTTCGCCAGCCGCCTCGCGCGGTTGTGGCAGGACATTCACTGGGGCAGCCTGCTGTTTCTGTCGCCACTGTGGCCGATGGCCGTCGCCTATCCCAAGCTCCTCGAAGAATGGGAATTGCGGGTGATCCACAAAGGCCAGCCGGCACGCAAGGTCGAGCAGGAATTGTTCGGTGTGCGCCTGCTGGACCTGTGCCTCGGCTTGACCGAAGCCTGGCACCTGCCGATCTGGGTCTCCCAGGGCTACAACCTGCTGCTGACCGAACAACGCCTGCTGGTAAAGGCGCTGCACATCGCCCGCGAAGACGACGCCTTGCGCCACCAGCAATTGCTCGACGCCGAACCCAACCTGCGCCGCTGGCTCAACCAACCAGCCAACACCGTGCTGCTGGCGAACGGCCTGGCGATGTCGGCCCAGGAATCCTGGACCTGCCCGCACACCGAGCGCTGGCAATACCTCACCGCGCTGTACCTGCAAGCGCCGCTGGGCGACGTGCAGCAGCAGGTTCACCAGCAAGCGGTGACCAGCGCGCGCAGCACCTTGATGCCGGACCTCTGGCACCCGGCGCTGTCGCTGATCTGGCCGTGGCATGTGCAGAAAATCCATCGCGGCCTGCTGCCGGCACCGCCGCCCACTGCCGAAGCGCTGGCCGTGTGGCGCAAGCGCTGCACCGAGCTGCTGGTGGAGCCGAGCCGTTTTGCCAACGCCATGCACCTGACTACGTGTGCCAAGGAAGCCTTGGTCGCCAGCGGCATGCAGCGGGTTTTGCTGTTTATGGCCGACCGTGCGCTGAGCACCTTGCGCGTGCATCAAGCCGATGGCTTGCCCAAGGATGCCGCCAACCTCAGCCTGGACGTGGTCAACAGCACGCTGCTGCAACGCCTGCTGGAGAAGTCTGCCCAGGTTCGCCTCACGCCGGACAATCACGCACAGTTCTCGGCATTGCTGCCGCCGATCCTGCGCCGCCTGTTTACCGGCGAACACCTGTTGCTACGCTCCTTGAGCTGTAACGGCAAGGTGGTGATGCTGATGGTCGCCGACCAGGGCGGCGGGCCGTTCTCGGAAACCACCGTGCAGGCGTTCGGCAAAACCGCTCAATGCATCGAGAAAGCCCTGCACAGCTTTACCAACCGCAGCGCTTGA
- the motA gene encoding flagellar motor stator protein MotA, translating to MAKIIGIIVVIASVLGGYVLSHGKIAALIQPFEVLIIGGAAFGAFLQANPGYMTMHVIKKSLGMFSSRFSHTFYLEVLGLIYEILNKSRREGMMAIEGDIEDAAASPIFAKYPAVLKDERMTAYICDYLRIMSSGNMAPHELEGLFDMELFSLKEELEHPSHAVTGVADGMPGFGIVAAVLGIVVTMASLGEGDQKAIGMHVGAALVGTFFGILAAYGFFGPLATSLAHDAKEEVNLYEAIKACLVASASGMPPSLAVEFGRKVLYPKHRPSFAELEQAVRGR from the coding sequence ATGGCTAAAATTATCGGCATCATCGTCGTCATCGCAAGTGTGCTCGGTGGGTACGTCCTGTCCCACGGTAAAATTGCCGCGTTGATCCAGCCCTTCGAAGTGCTGATTATCGGCGGTGCCGCGTTTGGCGCATTCCTGCAGGCCAACCCCGGCTACATGACCATGCACGTGATCAAGAAGTCGCTGGGCATGTTCAGCTCGCGCTTCTCCCACACCTTCTATTTGGAAGTGCTGGGGCTGATCTACGAGATCCTCAACAAGAGCCGCCGCGAAGGCATGATGGCCATCGAAGGCGACATCGAAGACGCCGCCGCCAGCCCGATTTTCGCCAAGTACCCGGCAGTGCTCAAAGATGAGCGCATGACCGCCTACATCTGTGATTACCTGCGCATCATGTCCTCCGGCAACATGGCGCCGCACGAGCTGGAAGGCTTGTTCGACATGGAGCTGTTCAGCCTTAAAGAAGAGCTGGAACACCCATCCCACGCGGTGACCGGCGTTGCCGACGGCATGCCCGGTTTCGGTATCGTAGCGGCGGTACTCGGTATCGTGGTGACCATGGCGTCCCTGGGCGAAGGCGACCAGAAGGCCATCGGCATGCACGTAGGTGCGGCACTGGTAGGTACCTTCTTCGGTATTCTCGCCGCCTACGGTTTCTTCGGCCCGCTGGCGACTTCCCTGGCCCACGATGCCAAGGAAGAAGTGAACCTGTACGAAGCGATCAAGGCGTGCCTGGTGGCTTCGGCATCCGGCATGCCGCCGTCGCTGGCGGTGGAGTTCGGGCGCAAGGTGCTGTACCCGAAACATCGCCCGAGTTTTGCCGAGCTGGAACAAGCGGTTCGCGGTCGCTAA
- the motB gene encoding flagellar motor protein MotB: MENNQPIIIKRVKRFAAGHHGGAWKIAFADFATAMMAFFLVLWLMSTATPEQKIAIAGYFKDPIGFSESGTPFVIDLGGSPQLAPERTINPEVKTEAPQEKIPIERDTVEAMAEQVEQERLELLLQELQTKVEENPQLLKFKDQISFEITPEGLRIQITDAANRPMFDSGSARLKPYFEDILLAMADTIKAVPNKISISGHTDAKPYAGQGDFGNWELSANRANAARRALVAGSYPDPQVARVVGFASSQLFDPKDPFNPINRRIDIVVLTKKAQRAIEGDQGAAPTAPTQGEGAPGEVPADPNAIPPGQEPLPAHELRQKLNLFDDGGVKDPTAPAPAPAS, encoded by the coding sequence ATGGAAAACAACCAGCCGATAATCATCAAGCGCGTCAAGCGCTTCGCTGCGGGGCACCATGGCGGCGCCTGGAAAATCGCCTTCGCCGACTTTGCGACGGCGATGATGGCGTTCTTCCTGGTGCTGTGGCTGATGTCCACCGCCACGCCCGAACAGAAGATCGCCATCGCCGGTTACTTCAAAGACCCGATTGGCTTTTCGGAAAGCGGCACCCCGTTTGTGATCGACCTGGGCGGCTCGCCGCAGCTGGCGCCTGAGCGCACCATCAACCCCGAGGTCAAGACTGAAGCACCGCAGGAAAAAATTCCGATTGAGCGCGACACCGTCGAGGCCATGGCCGAGCAGGTCGAGCAAGAGCGCCTGGAGCTGTTGCTGCAGGAGCTGCAGACCAAGGTTGAAGAGAACCCGCAGTTGCTGAAATTCAAGGACCAGATTTCCTTCGAAATCACCCCGGAAGGCCTGCGCATCCAGATCACCGACGCCGCCAACCGGCCGATGTTCGATTCCGGCAGCGCGCGCTTGAAGCCGTACTTTGAGGACATCCTGCTGGCCATGGCCGACACCATCAAGGCGGTGCCGAACAAGATCAGCATCAGCGGCCACACCGACGCCAAGCCGTATGCGGGCCAGGGCGACTTCGGCAACTGGGAGCTTTCCGCCAACCGCGCCAACGCTGCCCGCCGTGCGCTGGTCGCGGGCAGCTATCCGGACCCGCAAGTGGCCCGCGTGGTGGGTTTTGCGTCCTCGCAGCTGTTTGATCCCAAGGATCCGTTCAACCCGATCAACCGTCGTATCGATATCGTCGTGCTGACCAAAAAAGCCCAGCGCGCGATTGAAGGCGATCAAGGCGCAGCGCCGACGGCACCGACCCAAGGCGAAGGCGCGCCAGGCGAAGTGCCGGCCGACCCGAACGCCATCCCGCCAGGGCAGGAACCGCTGCCGGCGCATGAGCTGCGACAGAAGCTGAACCTGTTTGATGACGGTGGGGTGAAAGATCCGACGGCGCCTGCGCCAGCGCCCGCGTCGTAA
- the rsgA gene encoding small ribosomal subunit biogenesis GTPase RsgA produces MAKRQLNRRQNWRIEKIQGERAARAAKRESSAVEALEGGDLGPEQTGLVIAHFGVQVEVEALEGELAGSVSRCHLRANLPALVTGDKVVWRAGNQGIGVIVAQLPRTTELRRPDSRGQLKPVAANVDMIVIVFAPLPEPHANLIDRYLVAAEHAGIRPLLLLNKFDLIDEQNAPALNALLAVYRTLGYPVLEVSAHHGNGMEQLQQQLDGRISVFVGQSGVGKSSLVNSLLPEVDTRVGPLSELSGQGTHTTTTARLFHFPGGGELIDSPGIREFGLGHVSRSDVEAGFIEFNDLIGTCRFRDCKHDREPGCALLKALEDGRVQQQRMNSYRSIIASLPESSY; encoded by the coding sequence ATGGCCAAACGCCAGCTCAACCGTCGCCAAAACTGGCGCATCGAAAAGATTCAAGGTGAACGCGCCGCTCGCGCCGCCAAACGTGAATCCTCCGCCGTGGAAGCGCTCGAGGGCGGCGACCTGGGCCCCGAACAAACGGGCCTGGTGATCGCGCACTTTGGTGTGCAGGTCGAAGTCGAGGCGCTCGAAGGCGAACTCGCAGGCTCTGTTTCCCGTTGCCACTTGCGCGCCAACCTGCCTGCGCTGGTCACCGGCGACAAGGTGGTGTGGCGTGCCGGCAACCAGGGCATCGGCGTGATCGTCGCCCAGTTGCCGCGTACCACCGAATTGCGCCGCCCCGACAGCCGCGGCCAGCTCAAGCCGGTGGCGGCCAACGTCGACATGATCGTGATCGTGTTCGCACCGCTGCCAGAGCCGCATGCCAACCTGATCGACCGCTACCTGGTCGCAGCCGAGCATGCGGGCATTCGCCCACTGTTGCTGCTGAACAAATTCGACCTGATCGACGAGCAGAACGCCCCGGCGCTCAACGCGCTGCTGGCGGTGTACCGCACACTGGGTTACCCGGTGCTGGAAGTTTCAGCGCATCACGGCAACGGCATGGAACAGCTGCAACAGCAGTTGGACGGGCGCATCAGCGTGTTCGTCGGCCAGTCGGGCGTGGGCAAGTCGTCGCTGGTCAACAGCCTGCTGCCGGAAGTCGATACCCGCGTCGGCCCGCTGTCGGAGCTGTCTGGCCAGGGCACCCACACCACCACCACCGCGCGGCTGTTCCACTTCCCCGGCGGCGGTGAGTTGATCGACTCCCCAGGCATCCGCGAATTCGGCCTCGGCCACGTCAGCCGCAGCGACGTGGAAGCGGGCTTCATCGAGTTCAACGACCTGATCGGCACCTGCCGCTTCCGCGACTGCAAACACGACCGCGAGCCGGGCTGTGCGTTGCTCAAGGCCCTGGAAGACGGCCGCGTGCAGCAGCAGCGGATGAACAGCTATCGGTCGATTATTGCGAGCTTGCCGGAGAGCAGTTATTGA
- the orn gene encoding oligoribonuclease — protein MQNPQNLIWIDLEMTGLNPDTDVIIEMATIVTDSNLNTLAEGPVIAIHHSDAVLATMDEWNTRTHGNSGLTQRVRDSRISMADAEAETIAFLEKWVPKGKSPICGNSICQDRRFLYTHMKALESYFHYRNLDVSTLKELAARWAPEVKDSFHKGSTHLALDDIRESIAELQHYRKHFIKA, from the coding sequence ATGCAAAACCCACAGAACCTGATTTGGATCGATCTGGAAATGACCGGTCTGAACCCCGACACCGACGTCATCATCGAGATGGCGACGATTGTCACCGACAGCAACCTCAACACCTTGGCCGAAGGTCCGGTGATCGCCATTCACCACAGCGACGCCGTACTCGCCACCATGGACGAGTGGAACACCCGCACCCACGGCAACTCCGGCCTGACCCAGCGCGTGCGCGACAGCCGCATCAGCATGGCTGACGCCGAAGCTGAAACCATCGCCTTCCTGGAAAAGTGGGTGCCCAAGGGCAAGTCGCCGATCTGTGGCAACAGCATTTGCCAGGATCGCCGCTTCCTTTATACGCACATGAAGGCGCTGGAAAGCTACTTCCACTATCGAAACCTGGATGTGTCCACTTTGAAAGAGCTGGCTGCACGTTGGGCGCCGGAAGTTAAAGACAGCTTCCATAAGGGCAGCACCCATTTGGCGCTGGATGATATTCGCGAATCGATTGCTGAGTTGCAGCATTACCGCAAGCATTTCATCAAGGCTTGA